From Demequina lutea, a single genomic window includes:
- a CDS encoding glycoside hydrolase family 15 protein, with translation MARLAEREIATYPLRDYAFCADGERGMVVGPDGTIVWLCAPRWDSDAVFSRLLAGDGGFSISPTATPRVSGGYYEPGTLIWHTTWTTGAGDVECVDALAYPGEDGRAIILRRIQALDEDAVVDVCLAPRAGFGAADVTPAHLDDGAWTWSTGDIDVRVIGLEGAQFTTDGALVGTVAVPAGGSHDVVVELAARGGSGVREAAADRPNPTGDLDPDALWSRTRQAWSEVVPEVRGTAADANVTKFYALAHGLTSKHGGMVAAATTGLPERLHGPRNYDYRYAWIRDQCFTGHTDAAYGGHLLLDGAVSFIAARLLADGENLKPAYTVVGEPVSEERPLPVPGYPGSTPIAGNHANEQFQLDGFGEVLALFAQAARVGRLDDDGWEAARIAAGAIGARWDEPDAGIWELDDRWWTHSRLACIGGLRSIADYAPDDDARQWRDLAYSIEARVQGTCVTAQGAWKRAQDDDAPDAALIIPALRGGFDPQSTTNSRTVDAVLRDLARDGHLYRFAHGAEELGSTEGAFLVCEASMALALLRLGRREEAWRWFERVRGRVGAAGLFSEEWNPLKHEMRGNLPQAFVHAIVAQVAIELGR, from the coding sequence ATGGCCCGTCTGGCCGAGCGAGAGATTGCCACTTACCCCCTGCGCGACTACGCGTTTTGCGCCGATGGTGAGCGCGGCATGGTGGTGGGCCCCGACGGCACGATCGTGTGGTTGTGCGCCCCTCGCTGGGACTCTGACGCGGTGTTCTCGCGCCTGTTGGCTGGCGACGGCGGCTTCAGCATCTCGCCCACCGCCACTCCGCGCGTATCTGGCGGCTATTACGAGCCCGGCACCCTGATCTGGCACACCACGTGGACCACGGGCGCGGGCGACGTCGAGTGCGTCGACGCCCTCGCGTACCCGGGCGAGGACGGCCGCGCCATCATCCTGCGCCGCATCCAGGCTCTCGACGAAGACGCGGTGGTCGACGTGTGCCTTGCGCCCCGCGCGGGCTTTGGCGCGGCCGACGTCACGCCTGCCCACCTGGACGATGGTGCGTGGACGTGGTCTACCGGGGACATCGACGTGCGGGTGATCGGGCTCGAAGGCGCGCAGTTCACGACGGACGGCGCGCTTGTGGGCACGGTCGCGGTGCCCGCCGGCGGGAGCCACGACGTGGTGGTCGAACTGGCGGCGCGAGGAGGTTCTGGCGTGCGTGAAGCGGCTGCGGACCGGCCGAACCCCACGGGCGACCTGGACCCCGACGCGCTCTGGAGTCGCACCCGCCAGGCCTGGAGCGAGGTCGTTCCAGAGGTGAGGGGCACCGCAGCCGATGCCAACGTCACCAAGTTCTACGCCCTCGCCCATGGGCTCACGAGCAAACATGGGGGCATGGTCGCCGCCGCGACCACCGGGCTTCCCGAGCGTTTGCACGGGCCGCGCAACTACGACTATCGCTACGCGTGGATCCGCGATCAATGCTTCACGGGCCACACCGATGCCGCCTACGGCGGGCATCTTCTCCTCGATGGGGCCGTGAGTTTCATCGCCGCAAGACTGCTCGCCGACGGTGAGAACCTCAAGCCCGCCTACACCGTCGTCGGCGAGCCCGTGTCGGAGGAGCGCCCCTTGCCCGTTCCTGGATACCCAGGCTCCACGCCCATCGCGGGCAATCACGCAAACGAACAGTTTCAACTAGACGGCTTTGGTGAGGTGCTGGCGCTCTTCGCCCAAGCGGCACGCGTGGGCAGGCTGGATGACGACGGCTGGGAGGCCGCTCGCATTGCCGCCGGCGCGATTGGTGCCCGCTGGGACGAGCCGGATGCCGGCATCTGGGAGCTCGACGACCGATGGTGGACGCATTCGCGCCTGGCCTGCATCGGCGGTCTGCGTTCGATCGCCGACTACGCGCCCGACGACGACGCCCGACAGTGGCGGGACCTGGCCTACTCGATCGAGGCCAGGGTGCAAGGCACGTGCGTCACCGCACAGGGTGCGTGGAAGCGCGCGCAGGATGACGATGCTCCGGACGCCGCACTGATCATTCCCGCCCTTCGCGGTGGGTTCGACCCGCAGAGCACCACCAATTCCCGTACGGTCGATGCGGTGCTTCGCGACTTGGCGCGAGATGGTCACCTATACCGCTTCGCGCATGGGGCCGAGGAGCTCGGATCCACGGAGGGTGCGTTCCTGGTGTGCGAGGCGTCGATGGCGCTCGCGCTCTTGAGGTTGGGGCGCCGCGAGGAGGCCTGGAGGTGGTTCGAACGCGTGCGTGGACGCGTTGGCGCAGCGGGCCTGTTTTCGGAGGAGTGGAATCCACTCAAGCATGAGATGAGGGGCAATCTGCCCCAGGCGTTTGTCCACGCGATCGTTGCTCAAGTTGCGATCGAACTCGGCAGATAG
- a CDS encoding SDR family oxidoreductase: MKKTHTSRVAVVTGGSAGLGRALVRELADRGWDVAVIARGADGLAGAVADIEKRGRRGFSVSADVADAEAIDKAASAIEKELGPIDVWVNDAMAGVFGEFLEVSPADYQRATEVNYLGFVNGTRAALSRMVPRDHGQVIQVGSALAHRGIPLQSAYCGAKHAIKGFTESVVTELGHRGSKVRVSEVDMPALNTIQFNWVKSLLPHHPQPVPPIFQPEVGARVVADVAERPRKRTWVATSTVATIVGNRVASRALDWYLARTGVDGQQAPDLKEPMLPNNLYEPTPGDHGAHGAFDDEAHAIAPQVWLHRRRRFIYAGAMAAAAVAMSTLATRKVASSR, translated from the coding sequence ATGAAGAAGACACACACATCACGCGTCGCCGTCGTCACCGGCGGATCCGCAGGCCTCGGCAGGGCGCTCGTGCGAGAACTCGCCGACCGGGGGTGGGACGTGGCGGTCATCGCCCGTGGTGCGGACGGCCTTGCCGGGGCCGTCGCCGACATCGAGAAAAGGGGGCGACGCGGTTTCTCCGTTTCGGCCGACGTCGCCGACGCGGAGGCGATCGACAAAGCCGCCAGCGCGATCGAGAAGGAATTGGGTCCGATCGACGTGTGGGTCAACGACGCCATGGCGGGGGTATTCGGTGAGTTCCTCGAGGTGTCACCCGCCGACTACCAACGCGCCACCGAGGTCAACTACCTAGGCTTCGTCAACGGAACCCGCGCCGCGTTGTCGCGCATGGTCCCCCGAGACCACGGACAGGTGATCCAGGTGGGTTCCGCGCTGGCACATCGGGGGATACCCCTGCAGTCCGCATATTGCGGCGCCAAGCATGCGATTAAGGGCTTCACGGAGTCGGTGGTGACGGAGTTAGGCCACCGCGGTTCCAAGGTGCGCGTTTCCGAGGTCGACATGCCCGCGCTCAATACCATCCAGTTCAACTGGGTCAAGAGCCTCTTGCCGCATCACCCGCAACCGGTGCCGCCCATTTTCCAGCCAGAGGTGGGCGCCCGCGTCGTCGCCGACGTCGCCGAGCGTCCGCGCAAGCGCACCTGGGTGGCCACGTCGACGGTGGCAACGATCGTGGGAAACAGGGTGGCCAGCAGGGCGCTCGATTGGTACCTGGCGCGGACAGGCGTCGACGGCCAACAGGCCCCCGACCTGAAGGAACCGATGTTGCCGAACAACCTTTACGAACCGACACCCGGAGACCACGGCGCCCACGGAGCGTTTGACGACGAGGCGCACGCGATCGCGCCTCAAGTCTGGCTGCACCGGAGGCGGCGCTTCATCTACGCGGGAGCGATGGCCGCTGCCGCCGTGGCGATGTCGACGCTCGCGACGCGCAAGGTGGCATCTTCCCGCTGA
- a CDS encoding HNH endonuclease, translated as MTLTTASVRTAAAAVCARDGADVAGLSRAELLELSHDLAGLRRAVDVALAQVAAEVDRRSAPADGSAGLAAREGFRSAGELIARATGGSVAEARRLVAAGELLANAAVEGAVFAPPSPLAQVRVALARAVREGALSVDAAAAFTSAMAGLPDTASTRDLFAQALSKAPGLAIHQVRKLVWRAQALADPVGWEGREERQYGERSAGLREDADGMVTLIARLTPLDAAPVRAVFDANVRWAMQQRRDDPTSDTRTPWQMRADILVDLCRHALDCDQPTSGVKTTVVVRMTREELAAGLGVGEVDGVAQPVSASALRQAAADAEVIPAILGGASEVLDWGRGRRLFTTAQRLALVERDGGCAWCNAPPSWCEAHHIKWWERDAGMTDLSNGVLLCTRCHHRIHRDGWEIEVRGDGAQGGVVWFTPPRSVDPARAPRLGGRERYGIAA; from the coding sequence ATGACGTTGACCACCGCTTCCGTTCGCACCGCGGCCGCCGCTGTGTGTGCTCGCGATGGTGCCGACGTCGCGGGGCTCTCGCGCGCGGAGTTGCTGGAGCTGTCGCATGATTTGGCGGGGTTGCGGCGCGCGGTGGATGTGGCGTTGGCGCAGGTGGCGGCCGAGGTGGATCGGCGTTCGGCTCCGGCCGACGGCTCGGCCGGGTTGGCCGCGCGTGAGGGCTTCCGCTCGGCGGGAGAGTTGATCGCGCGCGCTACCGGGGGGAGTGTGGCGGAGGCGCGGCGATTGGTGGCGGCGGGGGAGCTGCTGGCCAACGCTGCGGTGGAAGGCGCCGTGTTTGCGCCGCCGAGCCCACTTGCGCAGGTGCGTGTCGCGCTCGCGCGGGCCGTGCGTGAGGGGGCTCTTTCGGTCGACGCCGCCGCGGCCTTCACGTCGGCCATGGCGGGACTACCCGACACCGCCTCGACTCGCGACCTCTTCGCGCAGGCATTGAGCAAGGCGCCGGGGCTCGCGATTCATCAGGTGCGCAAACTCGTGTGGCGCGCGCAGGCGCTCGCGGATCCAGTGGGGTGGGAGGGGCGCGAGGAGCGTCAGTACGGCGAGCGGTCCGCTGGCCTGCGCGAAGATGCCGACGGCATGGTCACCCTCATCGCCAGGCTCACCCCGCTGGATGCCGCACCCGTCCGCGCCGTGTTCGACGCAAATGTGCGGTGGGCGATGCAACAGCGGCGGGACGATCCCACGTCGGACACCCGCACGCCGTGGCAGATGAGGGCCGACATCCTCGTGGACCTGTGCCGTCACGCGCTCGATTGCGACCAGCCCACGAGCGGTGTCAAGACCACCGTGGTGGTGCGGATGACGCGCGAGGAGTTGGCTGCGGGACTGGGTGTTGGTGAGGTCGATGGGGTGGCGCAGCCCGTGAGCGCCTCCGCGCTTCGTCAGGCCGCGGCCGATGCCGAGGTGATTCCGGCGATCCTTGGTGGGGCGTCGGAGGTGCTGGATTGGGGGCGGGGGCGTCGGTTGTTCACCACGGCGCAGCGCCTCGCGCTCGTGGAACGTGATGGAGGGTGCGCGTGGTGCAACGCGCCACCGAGTTGGTGCGAGGCGCACCACATCAAGTGGTGGGAAAGGGATGCGGGCATGACGGACCTGAGCAATGGAGTCTTGCTTTGTACGCGATGTCACCATCGAATACACCGGGACGGCTGGGAGATTGAAGTGCGCGGGGATGGCGCGCAGGGCGGGGTGGTGTGGTTCACGCCTCCGCGTTCCGTGGACCCTGCGCGCGCCCCGCGCCTAGGCGGGAGGGAGAGGTACGGCATCGCCGCCTGA
- a CDS encoding NUDIX hydrolase, protein MSTMTPGHDTNDAPTPDIVVSAVVLRDASGRILTVRKAGTQRFMLPGGKPEPGETAAHTAIRECAEELGLTLDPNRLTSLGVFMADAANEPGLTLQGSVFEHPLLGDPAAAAEIAELRWLDPSRPLPDDLAPLLEHHVLPMLTTRHSGLRTEGSA, encoded by the coding sequence ATGTCCACCATGACGCCAGGCCACGACACCAACGACGCGCCCACCCCCGACATCGTCGTCAGCGCGGTGGTCCTTAGGGACGCATCGGGCCGGATCCTCACCGTCCGCAAGGCGGGCACTCAACGCTTCATGCTCCCCGGCGGCAAGCCCGAGCCGGGCGAGACCGCGGCGCACACCGCGATCAGGGAGTGCGCCGAGGAACTTGGCCTCACGCTCGACCCCAATCGCCTGACAAGCCTGGGCGTCTTCATGGCCGATGCCGCAAACGAGCCCGGCCTGACGCTCCAGGGCTCCGTGTTCGAGCACCCGCTGCTGGGGGATCCGGCCGCCGCCGCCGAGATCGCGGAGCTCAGGTGGCTCGACCCGTCGCGGCCCCTCCCCGACGACCTCGCTCCGCTGCTCGAGCACCACGTGTTGCCGATGCTCACGACGCGGCACTCAGGACTTCGCACGGAAGGCTCCGCATGA
- the map gene encoding type I methionyl aminopeptidase, whose protein sequence is MIEILNRSQLVRARATGALVGHVLQTMRERTKVGTNLLEIDQWTQAMIAEAGAVSCYVDYAPSFGDGPFGHYICTSVNDAVLHGLPRDHTLADGDLLTLDLAFLKDGIAADSAISFIVGDSRPPESVAMIEATQRALAAGIAVAGPGARIGDISHAVGEVLSAAGYPINGDFGGHGIGSTMHQDPHVPNIGQPHRGYKLRPGLLLAIEPWVMVDTDELVTDADGWTLRSATGCRTAHSEHTIAITDDGAEILTLAN, encoded by the coding sequence ATGATCGAGATCCTCAACCGGTCCCAACTGGTTCGCGCCAGGGCGACGGGCGCGCTCGTCGGCCACGTCCTGCAGACCATGAGGGAGCGCACCAAAGTGGGCACCAACCTCCTGGAGATCGACCAGTGGACCCAGGCCATGATTGCCGAGGCCGGGGCCGTGTCCTGCTACGTCGACTACGCGCCCTCGTTCGGTGACGGACCCTTCGGCCACTACATCTGCACGTCCGTAAATGACGCGGTGCTGCACGGACTCCCCCGCGACCACACGCTCGCCGACGGCGACCTCCTCACCCTCGACCTTGCGTTCCTCAAGGACGGCATCGCCGCTGACTCCGCCATCAGCTTCATCGTGGGCGACTCCCGGCCACCCGAGAGCGTCGCGATGATCGAGGCGACGCAACGCGCGCTGGCCGCGGGCATTGCGGTGGCGGGGCCGGGTGCGCGTATCGGCGACATCTCCCACGCCGTCGGCGAGGTCCTCAGCGCGGCCGGCTATCCGATCAACGGCGACTTTGGCGGCCACGGCATCGGATCGACGATGCACCAGGACCCGCACGTGCCCAACATCGGGCAGCCTCACCGTGGCTACAAGCTGCGCCCGGGCCTCCTGCTCGCGATCGAGCCGTGGGTCATGGTTGACACCGACGAGCTGGTGACCGACGCCGACGGATGGACGCTCCGCAGCGCCACGGGCTGCCGGACCGCGCACAGCGAGCACACGATTGCGATCACCGACGACGGGGCCGAGATTCTCACCCTGGCCAACTAG
- a CDS encoding GNAT family N-acetyltransferase, translated as MDIRPAKATDFERVWPLMRDFPLGAEPTYAVAERSFASILAHQGAALLVASAGEGIVGYALVYEQPTLFADGPSAYVQELMVDEARRGSGIGGALMAAAEQWARDRGCRYVRLATSMAEEFYRARGYDQVAAFFKKPL; from the coding sequence GTGGATATCAGACCCGCGAAGGCGACCGACTTTGAGCGCGTCTGGCCGCTGATGCGCGACTTCCCGCTCGGTGCCGAGCCGACCTACGCGGTCGCCGAGCGGTCGTTTGCCTCGATACTCGCTCACCAGGGAGCGGCGCTGTTGGTCGCGTCGGCGGGGGAGGGCATCGTCGGCTATGCCCTTGTGTACGAGCAGCCGACGCTCTTTGCCGACGGGCCCTCCGCCTACGTGCAGGAACTCATGGTGGACGAGGCTCGCCGTGGATCGGGCATCGGCGGGGCGCTAATGGCTGCGGCCGAGCAGTGGGCGCGTGACCGCGGCTGCCGGTATGTGCGGCTCGCGACGAGTATGGCCGAGGAGTTCTATCGCGCGCGCGGTTACGACCAAGTCGCCGCGTTCTTCAAGAAGCCTCTCTAG